The genome window CATGAAAGAATAATGTCAGAGTAGCAGCGGTTGAGATAATCACCCCGATCATGCCCAGTACATCCCCGAAAGGCTTTAAAAATGTGCGACCAAGCATATAATACGTGAAGACACTAATACAGGCGAATAACATATTCCAGCCACCAAGTGCCCATTCATTCTGGACATACAGGTAGACGAAAACGCCTAAGGACATATGAATAAAGGATAAAAAGAAACCATACGCTGCTGAAGAGAATCCTAAGCCTTTCATGCCTTCTTCAAGTGGGATGAAGAACTCTTTGCGTCGAAATGGAAAGCGGATCCTGACTTGCGGGATCAAACTACTACAACATGCTTGAACAAGCAAAATGAGTAAAGCCGTAACAAAGAATACGTGGTAACTATAAACAAAGATGATCCAGCCAATGATAGGTGGCACGACAATCTGCATCACACCGTTTATAATGTACTGCAAACTAAGCACGTTTGATAAACGTTCTTGGGAAGCAAACCATAGGGAATAAAAGTTAAATCCTGCGTAAAATAAACCAATGAACAGCCCATTTAAAATCCCAGCCAAAGCAACAGCTTGAAGAGAGAGTTCCCCTTCAGTCCAAAAAAAGAGATACATACCTAAAGCAGTAAAAGAAGAACATAGAAATGTCCAACGACTCCCGAACCAAAACATAAAAAAGGCGCCCACCATCACCCCAATAAAAACGAATAAAAAAGTGAAGAAATAAAAGGCGGATATCATAAAGAAAGACTCTTGCTGTTTCCAGACATAAACACTGAGGAAAATAGTGGAGCAAACATTCGTCATAGCAAAGACGCTAAAAGTGATATACATTGCAATGAGTGGTAATTTCACAGAGCTCTCCCTCCTGCTTGTACCAATGTATGGGGAGAGAAGGGCCATTATGATACAGTAAACCAATTTTTATGATATAGTTATTCATAACATACAGACCCGTACCATACATATAACCTCATAGAGAGGAGGGAGTCGATTGGACTGGATCCATCAACTATGGTCTGAATTCACAGGAACACATTACGATGAAATCACGATAAGATTGTTCCTCGCAACCTTGCTCGGTGGATTAGTCGGAATAGAGCGAGAACAAAATAATCACCCTGCAGGGTTTAGAACACACATCCTTGTTTGTGTGGGATCTTCATTGATCATGCTCATCTCCATGTATGGCTTTGAGTCATTTATTTATAACAATCCTGAGATTAATACCATTCAAGATCCAGCCCGTTTGGCTGCCCAAGTTGTGAGTGGTATTGGCTTTTTAGGTGCAGGAACGATTCTCGTTCATGGAGGGACGGTGCGAGGGTTAACGACGGCGGCTTCACTGTGGGTGGTTGCTGGGATAGGTTTAGCGTTAGGGTCGGGATTTTATTATGGGGCCGTACTTTCCACTGTTCTCGTTCTCCTTAGCTTAGTCGTTCTAAACCGTATTGAAGACACTTTTATTAGAAAAGGACAATTGCACGTCGTTCAGTTAAAAGTGTTAGATTCTCCCGGTAAATTAGGCGAAGTGGCAACGAGGATAGGTGAAAAGAACATCAGTATCCGCAAAATCACGATCAATGAAACCAAAATCGAAGAAGGCATCGTACAGGTATCCATAGGGTTAAGGCTGCCGCAAAAGGTGACCATAGCCCATGTCTTGGACGAATTACGTCAAATCAAAGGCATACTCGACGTCTCTGTTGAATAAAACAGAATATGACCAACCAATCAATGAGTAGAATAAAAAGGGATAAAATCCTTGTCAAACAGGGATTTATCCTTTTTTGTATGAATAATAAGCGTAAAATTGATCAAACTAAGTAAAGAGAGTTGCACATTTTATATTTCTTGAGTATAATTTAGTTAAAGTCAAAGATAGTCAAAGTCAAAGCGAGCGTATTAAGCAACATTGATTGACACTTGACTTGAAATATTGCCAGTCAAAGCAGTGGCCATTATCGGAGGTAAGTGATGAGAAACATATCCGATATTATTGAAAATCATCTCAAGAAAATATTGGAGACCAGTAAAAAGGGATACATTGAAATACAAAGAAGTGAATTAGCAGATTTATTTCAGTGCGTGCCGTCCCAGATTAATTATGTGATTAATACACGCTTTACTGTAGAAAAAGGCTATGTCGTTGAAAGTAAGCGTGGGGGTGGCGGATTCATCCGAATTCGGAAAGTCCAACTAGAAAATGACCAACAGCTACTACAAAAAGTGGC of Caldalkalibacillus salinus contains these proteins:
- a CDS encoding MgtC/SapB family protein: MDWIHQLWSEFTGTHYDEITIRLFLATLLGGLVGIEREQNNHPAGFRTHILVCVGSSLIMLISMYGFESFIYNNPEINTIQDPARLAAQVVSGIGFLGAGTILVHGGTVRGLTTAASLWVVAGIGLALGSGFYYGAVLSTVLVLLSLVVLNRIEDTFIRKGQLHVVQLKVLDSPGKLGEVATRIGEKNISIRKITINETKIEEGIVQVSIGLRLPQKVTIAHVLDELRQIKGILDVSVE
- a CDS encoding CtsR family transcriptional regulator, translating into MRNISDIIENHLKKILETSKKGYIEIQRSELADLFQCVPSQINYVINTRFTVEKGYVVESKRGGGGFIRIRKVQLENDQQLLQKVADMITDEISQSAAEDIILRLEEAELINAREARIMKSAIHRNVLSFQVHIRDQLRANIMKAMMMSIFYK